One region of Salvelinus namaycush isolate Seneca chromosome 3, SaNama_1.0, whole genome shotgun sequence genomic DNA includes:
- the LOC120044767 gene encoding desmin-like, which yields MRGSSYSQKSQSLQVSGTRSSMRVQSPSPSRCRGSSYNNRGRSGYQGGHVSSAVELGTEIHQVHANEKEEMQELNVRFAGYIEKVQALEQRNALLTAELAALQGRFKGGPTGIGEEYNLKFKEMRELIEALTNEKGAADIERGYIEEEVEVWRMKLEEELALKEEAEMILREFRQDVDNATLQKAELEKSVEQLVAEIEFLKKLHDEEVADLMKQIEDSKVTTELDGDRPDLAAYLRNMRAEIETVAAKNVQEAEKWYKGKFETLKEVAGKKEEQMKSMKEEITTFHNQVTDLQNQIDGLRARNAALEQQLEDMEMAHMDKVGGLEGIIAQLEHQLCETKMEMGKYLADYQELLHIKLKLDAEIAVYRKLLEGEESRLGISAGKQPEA from the exons ATGAGAGGATCTTCCTATTCCCAGAAATCCCAGTCCCTGCAGGTGAGTGGGACACGGAGTAGTATGCGGGTTCAGAGCCCCTCTCCCTCCCGGTGCCGTGGATCCTCGTACAACAACCGTGGACGCTCCGGATACCAGGGCGGCCACGTGTCCTCGGCCGTGGAGTTGGGCACAGAGATACACCAGGTCCATGCCAACGAGAAGGAGGAGATGCAGGAGCTAAACGTGAGGTTCGCAGGCTACATCGAGAAGGttcaggcccttgaacagaggaACGCCCTGCTGACGGCCGAGCTGGCTGCGCTACAGGGCCGCTTCAAGGGAGGCCCAACCGGCATCGGAGAAGAGTACAACCTCAAGTTCAAGGAGATGAGGGAGCTGATCGAAGCCTTGACCAATGAGAAGGGAGCTGCTGATATCGAGAGGGGATAcattgaggaggaggtggaggtgtggAGAATGAAACTGGAAGAGGAGCTGGCACTGAAAG AGGAGGCAGAGATGATCCTGAGGGAATTCCGTCAAGACGTTGACAACGCCACTCTGCAGAAGGCTGAGCTCGAGAAGAGTGTCGAACAGCTGGTGGCAGAGATTGAGTTCCTCAAGAAGTTGCATGACGAGGAAGTTGCCGACCTCATGAAGCAGATCGAGGACTCCAAGGTGACCACGGAACTCGACGGTGACCGCCCCGACCTCGCCGCCTACCTTCGCAACATGCGCGCCGAGATTGAGACTGTGGCGGCCAAGAACGTCCAGGAAGCCGAGAAGTGGTACAAGGGCAAGTTTGAAACCCTCAAAGAAGTCGCCGGCAAGAAAGAAGAACAGATGAAGTCCATGAAAGAAGAGATCACCACCTTCCACAACCAGGTGACAGACCTCCAGAACCAGATCGACGGGCTGAGGGCGAGAAACGCGGCCCTGGAACAGCAGCTAGAGGACATGGAGATGGCCCACATGGATAAGGTTGGAGGCCTGGAGGGCATCATTGCTCAGCTGGAGCACCAGCTCTGCGAGACCAAGATGGAGATGGGCAAGTACCTGGCCGACTACCAAGAGCTGCTGCACATCAAGCTGAAGCTGGACGCTGAAATCGCTGTCTACAGGAAGCtgctggagggagaggagagcaggctggggaTCTCTGCAGGGAAACAACCAGAAGCTTAA